Proteins from one Fragaria vesca subsp. vesca linkage group LG6, FraVesHawaii_1.0, whole genome shotgun sequence genomic window:
- the LOC101307713 gene encoding pentatricopeptide repeat-containing protein At5g39980, chloroplastic-like gives MCTFSLSATSMQVPPYPPPFSFSSPSLPLTTPHSYTFTSTVPKPRLPVFSATKDIWRNPKTTPSSPPSHPPRHRRKLQGTAFLDHTIDMDDLAASIRATQNDHDLNSLLSPYKSRSLSIRFMVSLLSREPDWRRSLAILDWINDVALYTPSVFAYNVVLRNVLRAGQWDLAHGLFDEMRHRALAPDRYTYSTLITAFGKAGMFDAALSWLQKMEQDRVSGDLVLYSNLIELSRKLCDYTKAIAIFSRLKRMGIVPDLVAFNSMINVFGKAKLFREARGLLKEMRAVGVAPDTVSYSTLLTMYVENEKFLEALGVFREMSEVKCGLDITTCNVMIDVYGQLDMAKEADRLFWSMRKMVIEPNVVSYNTLLRVYGDAELFGEAIHLFRMMQRMDVEQNVVTYNTMIRIYGKSLEHEKATNLVQEMQKRGIQPNAITYSTIISIWGRAGKLDRAAMLFQKLRNSGVEIDQVLYQTMIVSYERVGLVAHAKRLLHELKRPDNIPRETAITILARAGRVEEATWVFRQAFEAGQVKDISVFGCMIELYSRNRKYANCIEVFENMRVAGYFPASHVIGLVLNAYGKLREFEKADAVYREMQEEGCVFSDEIHFQMLSLYGARKDFKTVEAMFERLVCDPNINKKELHLVVAGIYERSNRLNDSHRIMNRMNESRVLKS, from the coding sequence ATGTGTACATTCTCGCTTTCTGCAACTTCAATGCAAGTACCTCCATACCCACCTCCCTTTTCCTTCTCATCCCCATCACTACCCCTCACCACACCCCACAGTTACACATTCACCTCCACCGTCCCCAAACCCCGCCTCCCCGTCTTTTCCGCCACCAAAGACATCTGGCGCAACCCCAAAACGACGCCGTCTTCTCCCCCCTCTCACCCGCCCCGCCACCGCCGCAAGCTCCAAGGCACCGCGTTCCTAGACCACACCATCGACATGGACGACCTCGCCGCCTCCATCCGCGCCACCCAAAACGACCACGACCTCAACTCCCTCCTCTCCCCTTACAAATCCCGCAGCCTCTCCATCCGCTTCATGGTCTCCCTCCTCTCCCGCGAGCCCGACTGGCGCCGCTCCCTCGCCATCCTCGACTGGATCAACGACGTCGCTCTCTACACTCCCTCCGTCTTCGCCTACAACGTCGTCCTCCGCAACGTCCTCCGCGCCGGCCAGTGGGACCTCGCACACGGCCTGTTCGACGAAATGCGCCACCGGGCTCTGGCGCCGGACAGATACACTTACTCAACTCTCATCACTGCTTTCGGAAAAGCCGGCATGTTCGACGCCGCGCTGTCCTGGCTGCAGAAGATGGAGCAGGACCGAGTCTCCGGCGACCTGGTGCTCTACAGCAACTTGATTGAGCTGTCACGGAAGCTGTGTGACTACACCAAGGCGATTGCGATTTTCTCGCGGCTGAAGAGGATGGGGATAGTTCCTGATTTGGTTGCGTTTAATTCGATGATCAATGTGTTTGGTAAGGCGAAGTTGTTTAGGGAGGCGAGAGGTCTGCTCAAGGAGATGAGGGCGGTGGGTGTTGCGCCGGATACTGTGAGCTACTCGACGCTGTTGACAATGTATGTTGAGAATGAGAAGTTTTTGGAGGCGTTGGGTGTGTTTCGGGAGATGAGTGAGGTCAAGTGTGGGCTGGATATCACGACGTGTAATGTTATGATTGATGTGTATGGGCAGCTGGATATGGCGAAGGAGGCGGATAGGTTGTTTTGGAGCATGAGGAAGATGGTGATTGAGCCGAATGTTGTTAGTTACAATACTCTTTTGAGGGTTTATGGAGATGCTGAGCTTTTTGGGGAAGCCATTCATTTGTTTAGGATGATGCAGAGGATGGATGTGGAGCAGAATGTTGTCACGTACAATACGATGATTAGGATTTATGGGAAGTCGCTTGAGCATGAGAAGGCTACGAATCTTGTGCAGGAAATGCAGAAGAGGGGGATTCAACCGAATGCCATTACATACTCGACCATTATATCTATATGGGGTAGAGCTGGGAAATTGGACAGGGCAGCAATGTTGTTTCAGAAGCTGAGGAACTCCGGGGTTGAGATTGATCAGGTTCTTTATCAGACGATGATTGTATCGTATGAGAGAGTAGGTTTGGTTGCTCATGCTAAGCGCTTGCTTCATGAGCTCAAGCGCCCAGACAATATCCCAAGGGAGACTGCAATTACCATTCTTGCTAGAGCTGGTCGTGTGGAGGAGGCTACATGGGTTTTCCGTCAGGCTTTTGAGGCTGGGCAGGTGAAGGATATATCTGTGTTTGGTTGCATGATTGAGCTTTACTCAAGAAACCGGAAATATGCAAATTGCATTGAGGTGTTTGAGAATATGCGAGTGGCAGGATATTTTCCTGCTTCCCATGTGATTGGTCTAGTTCTCAACGCTTATGGAAAGTTACGGGAGTTTGAGAAGGCTGATGCTGTTTATAGGGAAATGCAGGAGGAAGGGTGTGTTTTCTCTGATGAAATTCACTTCCAAATGCTTAGTCTTTATGGTGCAAGAAAGGACTTTAAGACGGTAGAGGCAATGTTCGAGAGGCTGGTCTGCGATCCCAACATCAACAAAAAGGAGTTGCATCTTGTTGTTGCCGGCATCTATGAAAGATCAAACAGACTTAATGATTCACACCGGATCATGAACAGGATGAATGAAAGTCGAGTGTTGAAATCATGA
- the LOC101301694 gene encoding TMV resistance protein N-like: MASSSTYDVYLSFRDPDKGITFDLYDALMRGGLKAYLGDTDLLIGDGISPTLLKAIQRSRICVIVISQNYVSSSWCLAQLVWIMELWRREDRLVLPVFYNVDPSDVRKQKRYFGEALEKHRRFGRRDQTTMLDWREALTQVANICGWVANNYRDDIDLIIDIVKSIQSKGLPTRLNISIYPLRYDMCDEYLEVFLQAGPQEVVIVGICGPGQMGKTALARVMYDQILHNFDGGCFLAEVAKRSDQPNYLVRLQETLLSEILLERNVKISNTRMGRDLIAQNLCSKRVLVVLDNVDNLKQIHALVGDRKFFGPGSKIIITARDVHLHLLELFGVDQFILAQGRPLPENVAGIWEPYQRSRCVVAGLKEYIETFNHQRLDKLRNLQAVLLQERQKNATQGRLISDLLKPCGEGSASNDN; this comes from the exons ATGGCTTCATCCTCAACTTATGACGTGTATTTGAGCTTCAGGGATCCAGACAAAGGCATCACTTTCGACCTGTATGATGCTTTGATGCGTGGTGGATTAAAGGCATATTTAGGTGACACAGATCTTTTAATTGGAGATGGCATTTCCCCAACGCTGCTTAAAGCAATCCAAAGGTCTAGAATTTGTGTCATCGTTATTTCACAGAATTATGTATCTTCGTCATGGTGTCTTGCTCAACTGGTGTGGATCATGGAATTATGGAGAAGGGAAGATAGATTGGTTTTGCCAGTATTTTATAATGTCGATCCATCCGATGTCAGAAAACAGAAGCGTTATTTTGGTGAGGCACTAGAGAAGCATCGTCGTTTCGGTCGGAGAGACCAAACAACCATGCTTGATTGGAGGGAGGCTCTCACTCAAGTTGCCAACATCTGCGGCTGGGTTGCAAACAATTATAG GGATGACATAGATCTAATTATTGACATTGTAAAGTCTATCCAAAGTAAAGGACTTCCGACGAGGCTGAACATTTCCATCTATCCCCTCAGATATGATATGTGTGATGAATATCTCGAAGTGTTCCTGCAAGCTGGACCTCAAGAAGTTGTTATAGTAGGGATCTGCGGACCAGGCCAAATGGGAAAGACAGCTTTGGCCAGAGTTATGTATGACCAAATTCTACATAATTTTGATGGTGGCTGCTTCCTCGCAGAAGTTGCCAAAAGATCAGATCAACCCAATTATCTGGTTCGTCTACAAGAAACACTTCTTTCTGAAATTCTCTTGGAGAGGAATGTCAAGATCTCAAATACTAGAATGGGAAGAGATCTGATTGCGCAAAATTTATGCTCCAAAAGGGTTTTAGTTGTTCTGGACAACGTGGATAATTTGAAGCAAATACATGCACTGGTTGGTGATCGCAAATTTTTTGGTCCAGGAAGTAAAATCATCATAACGGCTAGAGATGTGCACCTGCACCTGCTAGAACTGTTTGGAGTGGATCAGTTCATTTTGGCTCAAGGCCGTCCTCTACCAGAAAATGTTGCG GGTATCTGGGAGCCGTATCAGCGAAGTCGTTGCGTAGTTGCAGGGCTTAAGGAGTACATTGAGACCTTTAATCATCAG AGACTAGACAAACTGAGGAACCTTCAAGCTGTTTTGCTCCAAGAGAGACAGAAAAACGCAACTCAG GGAAGATTAATTTCAGATTTGCTGAAACCCTGTGGTGAGGGCAGTGCCTCAAATGACAACTGA
- the LOC101307420 gene encoding TMV resistance protein N-like, giving the protein MASYTTIHASSFSFFSSATRRRHDVFLSFRGEDTRHNITKGLHSALVDAGVPTFKDDVNLQKGCEIMSDLLKAIQMSRIAIIVFSKNYASSGWCLDELVKIVECNKDAGQLIMPIFCDVDPCDVQQQTGTFSAALDQHERTGRTEDKLEAWRTSLTEAASQPYGFDMQDAAAWLQSKFIKEIVKHVLSRYQDAHLSVSIFPPRLDAGKEYMNSLLGVISDDILIIGICGIDKTDLAQEAYDQNFHRFESSSFIKDVNKMAEQPNGLVALQKRFLSDMLEVDNVDINDVKEGTELIKYEARRKRVLFILDNLNKLDQLNALARSRDWFGSGSRIVITTRDPQLLSVLEVDNVYGEQGIEVLETQFQQNLQMIKDMEETIRGPSFQAHDLERSLIAKIEAERRKNNAQAQIIAELQKNSKSSFPLYALDSTTDVLLDGKGPETFEGYDDHEALLSIFAENEMIIGDANVNDQLKAKMQFLNVGAKDFNKAVSSGSSSKGINSGREAGTFVI; this is encoded by the exons ATGGCCTCATACACAACAATACATGCATCGTCGTTTTCCTTCTTTTCGTCAGCAACAAGGCGCAGGCACGACGTGTTCTTAAGCTTCAGAGGCGAGGACACCCGCCACAACATCACCAAAGGCCTCCACAGCGCCCTAGTTGACGCCGGCGTTCCCACATTCAAAGACGATGTCAATCTTCAAAAGGGCTGCGAGATCATGTCTGATCTGCTCAAGGCCATACAGATGTCAAGAATCGCCATCATAGTGTTCTCCAAGAACTACGCGAGCTCAGGGTGGTGTCTGGATGAGTTGGTCAAGATCGTAGAGTGTAACAAGGACGCCGGTCAGCTCATAATGCCTATTTTCTGCGATGTGGATCCTTGCGATGTGCAGCAGCAGACGGGTACATTTTCAGCAGCACTTGATCAGCATGAAAGGACTGGCAGGACTGAGGACAAGTTGGAGGCTTGGAGGACATCGTTGACTGAAGCGGCTAGTCAACCTTATGGCTTTGATATGCAGGATGCTGCTGCTTG GCTTCAATCAAAGTTCATCAAGGAAATTGTAAAACATGTCTTGAGTAGATATCAAGACGCACACTTGAGTGTTTCCATTTTCCCACCCAGATTGGATGCTGGTAAAGAATACATGAATTCTTTGTTAGGTGTAATATCAGATGACATTCTCATAATAGGCATCTGTGGAATCGACAAAACTGATTTGGCACAAGAAGCGTATGACCAGAATTTTCATAGGTTTGAAAGCAGCAGTTTTATTAAAGATGTGAACAAGATGGCAGAACAACCCAATGGACTAGTTGCCTTGCAAAAGAGGTTCCTTTCAGATATGCTGGAAGTGGACAATGTAGACATAAATGATGTTAAGGAAGGAACTGAGTTGATCAAATATGAAGCACGAAGAAAAAGAGTGCTTTTCATTCTTGACAATCTGAATAAGCTAGACCAGTTGAATGCACTTGCTAGGAGCCGGGATTGGTTTGGCTCAGGAAGCAGAATAGTGATAACTACTAGAGATCCACAGCTGCTAAGTGTACTTGAAGTTGATAATGTATATGGCGAACAAGGCATAGAG GTACTTGAAACACAGTTTCAGCAGAACCTTCAGATGATTAAAGATATGGAGGAGACTATCAGAGGGCCATCCTTTCAG GCTCATGATCTAGAGAGGTCCCTTATCGCTAAAATAGAAGCAGAACGGAGAAAGAACAATGCTCAG GCGCAAATTATAGCAGAGTTGCAGAAAAATTCGAAATCAAGTTTCCCCTTGTATGCATTAGACTCAACAACAGATGTTCTACTAGATGGAAAAGGGCCTGAAACTTTTGAAGGATATGATGATCACGAAGCCCTGCTCAGTATATTTGCTGAGAATGAGATGATAATTGGGGATGCAAATGTAAATGATCAGTTGAAGGCAAAGATGCAATTTCTGAATGTTGGAGCCAAGGATTTCAATAAGGCAGTAAGCAGTGGTTCATCCAGCAAAGGCATTAATTCAGGGAGGGAAGCAGGAACGTTTGTAATATAA